In Chelonia mydas isolate rCheMyd1 chromosome 20, rCheMyd1.pri.v2, whole genome shotgun sequence, a single genomic region encodes these proteins:
- the ECSIT gene encoding evolutionarily conserved signaling intermediate in Toll pathway, mitochondrial, producing MNCVRKLLLARELSAGRGILRQAAPGRDLPWLQESSCAQGFWPVPVRSIRSGAALSRSDLVPSASGDKEKDRGSRDGALVPFDELFERACKGDRNKATFSRAVELFCQRDIRRRGHIEFINAALRKMPEFGVERELDVYNKILDVFPKEVFVPRNFIQRMFNYYPRQQECGIHVLEQMENYGIMPNKQTKFLLLQIFGEKSHPVRKYQRLMYWFPKFKHANPYPVPAALPQDPVDLARFSLQRIAADLSAKVTVYQMPLTDILDAGKEITQPHIVGIQSPDQQELLARHNPARPVFVEGPFPLWLKKTCVYYYVLRGEPLPPEEKEEVIDSERNFYYSMQLDLDLDRDLWDNEEFYVDEVEEGPVFAMCMAGAGDRATLAKWILGLQQTNPILSQTPVVFRLTPGPRELQVDSDSESGEEEIPQSWHAKQEL from the exons ATGAACTGTGTGCGGAAGCTGCTCCTGGCCCGAGAGCTCTCTGCCGGCCGAGGCATCCTGCGGCAAGCCGCTCCGGGGAGGGATCTCCCGTGGCTGCAGGAAAGCAGCTGTGCCCAG GGCTTCTGGCCGGTTCCTGTGCGGAGCATCCGGAGTGGTGCTGCCCTGAGCCGTTCCGATCTCGTCCCCTCGGCAAGCGGGGACAAGGAGAAAGACAGAGGGTCCCGTGATGGGGCCCTGGTACCCTTTGATGAGCTCTTCGAGCGGGCCTGCAAGGGAGACAGAAACAAGGCCACCTTCAGCCGAGCGGTGGAGCTCTTCTGCCAGAGAGACATCCGGCGGAGAGGTCACATCGAGTTCATCAATGCGGCCCTCAGGAAGATGCCGGAGTTTGGGGTGGAGCGGGAGCTCGACGTCTACAACAAGATCCTGGACGTCTTCCCCAAGGAAGTGTTTGTGCCCCGCAACTTCATCCAGAGGATGTTCAACTACTACCCGAGGCAGCAGGAATGCGGGATCCACGTCTTGGAGCAGATGGAGAACTATG GCATCATGCCCAACAAGCAGACGAAGTTCCTGCTGCTCCAGATCTTTGGTGAGAAGAGCCATCCCGTTCGCAAGTACCAGCGGCTCATGTACTGGTTCCCCAAATTCAAGCATGCCAACCCCTACCCGGTCCCGGCGGCCCTCCCCCAAGACCCCGTTGACCTCGCCAGGTTCAGCCTGCAGCGGATTGCCGCGGACCTGAGCGCCAAGGTCACGGTCTATCAG ATGCCTCTGACAGATATTTTGGATGCCGGAAAAGAGATCACCCAACCGCACATCGTAG GAATCCAGAGCCCCGATCAGCAGGAACTCCTGGCACGCCACAATCCAGCCAGGCCCGTGTTTGTCGAGGGCCCCTTCCCCTTGTGGCTGAAGAAGACGTGTGTTTATTATTACGTACTCCGGGGAGAGCCACTACCTCCTGAAGAAAAG GAAGAGGTGATAGACTCCGAGAGGAACTTCTACTACTCCATGCAGCTCGACCTGGACCTGGATCGGGACCTCTGGGATAACGAGGAATTTTACGTGGATGAAG TGGAGGAAGGCCCTGTCTTTGCCATGTGCATGGCCGGGGCAGGAGACCGGGCCACTTTGGCCAAGTGGATTTTGGGCCTGCAGCAAACCAATCCCATTTTGAGTCAGACGCCGGTTGTGTTCCGCCTCACGCCAGGGCCCCGAGAGCTCCAGGTGGACTCGGACTCGGAGAGCGGCGAGGAGGAGATCCCGCAAAGCTGGCACGCGAAGCAAGAGCTTTAA
- the LOC102939121 gene encoding TLC domain-containing protein 4, with amino-acid sequence MEESTRLGYCIVAGSFVTFQFFFSAVSPQLSLALSRRYCGLTAVKKCEWNSRCVSTLHALIVGLFCLYILLFDGAINANPIWGDPYLVKLNVAITCGYLLYDLLLLLRYWKMLGDSLFVCHHLVALYAYGYVLSRGVLPYFANFRLLSELSTPFVNLRWFFDTVGQPRSSWFVLANGLAMTVVFFLVRIAVIPSYYARMLAWHGTPEYARLGLAVQVAWIMPSLALEVLNLVWMYKIIRGFYRAFCRSQERKAACSHGD; translated from the exons ATGGAGGAGTCCACACGGCTGGGTTACTGCATCGTGGCCGGCAGCTTCGTGACCTTCCAGTTCTTCTTCTCGGCCGTCAGCCCCCAGCTCTCGCTGGCACTCAGCCGCCGCTACTGCGGCCTGACCGCTGTCAAAAAGTGCGAGTGGAACTCCAG GTGTGTCTCCACTCTGCACGCGCTCATCGTCGGCCTCTTCTGCCTCTACATCCTGCTCTTCGATGGAGCCATTAACGCCAACCCCATCTG GGGGGACCCTTACCTGGTGAAACTCAACGTGGCCATCACCTGCGGCTACCTGCTCTACG atttgctgctgctcctgcggTACTGGAAGATGCTGGGCGACTCCCTGTTCGTTTGCCACCACTTGGTGGCGCTGTACGCCTACGGATATGTGCTG AGCCGAGGGGTGCTGCCCTATTTCGCCAACTTCCGCCTCCTCTCCGAGCTCTCCACCCCATTCGTCAACCTGCG GTGGTTCTTTGACACCGTGGGGCAGCCCCGCTCCTCCTGGTTCGTCCTAGCCAACGGCCTGGCCATGACCGTGGTCTTCTTCCTGGTGCGCATCGCCGTCATCCCCAGCTACTACGCCCGCATGCTGGCCTGGCACGGCACGCCCGAGTACGCCCGCCTGGGGCTGGCCGTGCAGGTGGCCTGGATcatgcccagcctggccctggaggTCCTCAACCTGGTCTGGATGTACAAGATCATCCGGGGCTTCTACCGGGCCTTCTG